The Dendropsophus ebraccatus isolate aDenEbr1 chromosome 2, aDenEbr1.pat, whole genome shotgun sequence DNA segment tcgccacttgtggggtcaggaaggaattattTTTTCCCCTGAGATTGAAATCTCCGGGgtttttcttcgccttcctctggatcactcGGCGGTGACTCTTCGGGTTCACAATCCACTGGAGCCAGAAGAGCCGCCGTCCGCATTATGTAATAGAATATGGAACCTCTGCCTATCGCTGGGGGCTCTTACAGGGGGGTTAACGGCCATAGTTTGTACTTGTAAATTTCAGCTGGATTTGTCCCTGTTATATGGTCCAAGTCCTGGTGCAATGCAGCTAATACCCCTGTAAGACTCCCCAATAAAATCCTACaaatatgtttaataaaggaAGCGTTGCTTCTTCTAAACAAAAATGTCTCCTGTGTTATTTTTTATGGAAATATTTCCTTACGGACGGACTACAATGAACTGCTGGGAGTTTAATACTGCGGTATATAATCTGCtgaggccaaaatataccccggggtataatctagcctaggccaaaatatacctggggtataatctagcctaggccattttaaccccgggtatagtctgggcccACACAGCACTGTGACCTACTCCTGGACCCCACTGACAGTCTGCAGATCTCACCTGCTGCTACGTCATGACCCAGCGGAGGGATGCCCCACTTAGacagtcagtaactggggcgggatacctctgtagtcactgattggctgagcgggctaaatcccaccatacagtgacatgtcagctgggttgtgatgtaCCCTGAAGCCAGGAGAAAGCATCATCTGGTGGGGTTCAGGAGCCCAGTGATTCAGCGCAGCATGGGGGCCGTTAAGCGTACTCAGGACTATATAACAGTgttataatggtattattggggAACTAAATTTTCCTGTTAAATGCACACTATATGAGATTATTGTGTGTGTGCATTCAATTTGGATAAAGCTATTAGTTGGGATAGGCTACTGTGGCCATCTCTTTTGCACATTGGGAGCTTTACCCTTGTCTCAGAAAGACAACTGTATGTGCCTATGAATTCaatttaatagggcctttatacttGTTTACTCCACACTATTCAATTCAAAGGCACCCACAGTTGTCTTTCTGAGAcaagtgtaagggtactattacaaggaCTGATTAATATTGTAAACTAATCGTTTACTGGGCCAATTACACAGCCCACTAATCGTttagtaagggctgcacggacataactaatgatgtctgtgcagcccttgctaaacactTATTGGGCCGTGTCATAGGCCCAGTtaacgagcaccgatctatcagatcagcacttgtttacaatATAGATAAGGCCATCATCGGCCATGTAGTAGTACCCTAAATCTTATAATAAAACCTTCCTCCCAGTCTCTTAGCTTTGATCAAGAGGAATTTCTTAAATGAATGGGTTTTATGTGAAGAAAATCAGTTTTGCCTTCCAATTCAGATGTTAtccatatattatatttttttactttttgttattTAATTTCCCAAGCTATAGTTTATGGTAATGCTCCTTTATAGGCTATGTGTTTTCCTTACTGGCTGCACTATATCCCATTACTTTCCCTTGGCTTCAAATTCTGTTCTACCTTAAGTCAATAATCTCTGTGTGCAGTACTTATCATTTACTTTGAACCGAGACATCCAGGACAACCTGAAATACGTGTAGCAAATGATCATCCAGCATTAGAAGAGACCTAGTGTTCTAGGCGCTGAGCAGACGGCTCCTATCATTCCAGTTTGCAAACTTAATTGGCGGCTGGTGTTGAACTTCACTCGGCTTTATTAAAGGGTGAAGGAGATGGCTGGGTGCTGCGGCTGCTGGGAGCAGTTCTCATTGTGGGAACAAATGGTAAAGGCGTATAAATATATGAGTGAGATATTATCAGTGAGTCACACGGAGAAGGATCCTGCAGACGGAACCAGGAAGCTGAGCAAGATGGATATTCATCATCTGGAGGAGCAATACAATGGGATCAAGCAGAAACAAAAGTTACAGACACACATCATCGTTTTCAAACCAGGTACGTGGGACTGTAAGGTAGTAAGTAGTTCTTAAAGTTCTTTAGTCTCTAAAAGTGGCTGTGAAGTTTATTGCTGGAGACAGGTAAGAGGTGAAGAGGAACAGCACATGGTTGGAGAGACTGGGATATAGAAACAGGTAAAATACAACATAACTATCCATATTGTTAACCAGGCATCTAATATTTGAACTTTTTTGGCATAAATGTTACCTAAAAATTATTTTACCTAACAGTAGTAGAAATATTACGTCAGCCCTTGTTCTTTTAGCTATTAGCTCTTTGTTTCCCCCTGAGGATGCCACTTAATGGCAAAACATCTCAAAGACACAGGCTAAGTgccaagattaaaagttatcacatatccacaggataggtattAAATAGCTGGTTGGTATGGGTGTGACTGCTGGGACCTCTATGATCGGAGGTCTTTTGCTTCTGGTTCAATAGAGCAGCAGCACACAAGCTCGACCACTGCTATATCCACTCAATATGGGATGTCCAACCATAGCCAAATACAATGCTCCGCTATTCCCTATTGCTTCAAAAGGCtgcataacaataataataaaacaataggGCAAGAGTAATCTAATAATCTAACACTGTAAGTGAATGCCTCATGCTGTACACTtacatgtttttaaaaatacagaGGGTGGCCAAGGGAGTCCATGGAAAAACCAAGGGCAGCATGAAAACCCAACAGGCTCTTCTAGAAGGAAGAAGCTGGAGTCTGCCTCCCAGACACTTCAAgtgctattattttttttatataaagttagataactttgtaatatatttattaaagaaaatgtaatctatttttatttttttattgactaAACgtcaataaccccccccccccttgctgccaccagtggcagtgtcaggaactgcagggcttcagaTGCACTGTTGGTGATATTGAGCCCCCCCTAATGTCTATTCAAAAGCATGGAGGATCTGTCTGTGTGGGCTTCTAAAATGacattttcttttataaagttatatgacaaagctatataactttatgaaaataaataaatatatatatatatatatatatatatatatatatatacagtggtaccttggtttaagagtaacttggtttaaaagcgttttgatttaagagctcacagtttttctaaatttgtgatttggtttaagagcattgctttggtttaagagctccctgtactgggtgggagcgcgagtggagaaaggTCATGgcttgcatagcggggtctacagcactgtactctgacacaggaagtctccatcaccttccaaatcatggcagatccacttcaggctggggcttgcatcaggggacaggactgtggaggtaatctctccatagctgtaacccctctcttcccggacagagagtgctgcatgtatgtgcccacatctgccctgctcattcctccatgctccctgcagtctctgtcagcccttgtgtttcccatcctctccattactgtacagtaacttataatatcacatattctgcggtttctgaatgtttttttttatctgttttacatgttattcagaacaataaatcattatttttagggtgtggaaccaattgtctgcatttttatggTTTCTTATgggattatactcgtaatccaaggcaccactgtatgtatatatatatatatatatatatatatatatatatatatatatttgtcctgAATGCCCTTTTAACATAGTACCACAGCTTTATTTATACTATGTTTCAGAGTAAATCATATTTGTCAGTAACAAAGGACCCTGTCAGAATTTTATgctttccctggagggatatccggctagtcctgtgtttcgaggctcttaaatgaggctccacagacttttttttttgcattttaggaTTTGATCCTGACCTTGGCAACATAAAGTTTCTGATAGACTCCTTTTAAATTGGAGGTTAACTGCAATACAAccgtttttctttattttttattaatcccCTCTAACACTTCTGAAGGGCTGTATTTTTTAACTATAAATATGCTGCTATACCCCCTTTATTTTACTGGACTTGAGGAAGAGAGCAATCTGATCTTGCAGGACACTGTCCAAAAAAGAATTCTGTGTACTTACCTTATATTACTTACCAGCAACTCCTGGGCCTATGATATTTACTTGCATTTCTGAAAAAAgcagctttgttttttttatttattttgtctttTCCCATTTTTGTAGCTGTACTCAAAAAGTTGAAGATATGTTATATTGTAGAAATATCTTTGTTTTTCCATATTAGCATTTACATAAATTATGTAGTTTACAGTGAAATAAAAGGAAATCTTTTTGTTTTCCCCGACAAGCCCTGTAGTTCCGTGTCACAagggataatatagctgtaatAATTACACTTGACAGATAATTGTAAGCTTGGTGACCTGCATGCACACTCCACCCATTCAGGATGTGAACACATGAAGTAATAGCTCAGGATAGCTCAATGACATTTCATGTTTGCCATTAAAATACATACGGATTTAGGTTGAGATTTAGGATTAAAAAATCTGCATGTATGGACAAAAGCAACAAAATCATTATGTTTATTCTAAATATTCAACTAAGGATGTAATAGATGTAGATAGATTTGTTATATTTAGAAACATATATGTCCGGTCTGTTCACATTGCAGCATTTACCCTTTTCTGTTAGAAGTCTGTGTTGCGGTGTTCTGCTGTATAAATTGACAAGTGGGTGTTGCTATTCCCCCTAGACAGTTTGCCACTGTTAGCGCTGATTGGACAGTGTCAAAGTTTGGAGTAACACACCCCTTTAAGGGATATGGTGACACCCAAATGACAATTTACATTACCAGGTGGAACAACAGACACACCACAATACATAAAACCTAATGCAGAATTATCTCAAAAAACATTTAGTAAAACAGACATGTAAAGAGATCTGACAGTTGTGGTtcaaaggggttatgcagtgttagaaaaacaaaaGCTACTTTattcaccactcttgtctccacttcaggtgtggTCAGGGACACTTTTGCCATGAGGCGGATCGATGATTTTGCCTCAGGCAGATTCTCTGGTCCCTGAGGCAGCAGCAAATTCCACCCAGctctttgttattttttaaaCTGCTGCCTGGCTCCTTCCCCTGCACAGTCTCTTCTctgacaggagaagctgctgcctggctcctccccctgcacagtgtCTTCTTTAAAAGGAGAAGCTGCTGCCTGGCTCCTTCCCCTGCACAGTGTGTTCTCTGACAGGAGAAACTGCTGCCTGGCTCCTTCCCCTGCACAGTGTGTTCTCTGACAGGAGAAACTGCTGCCTGGCTCCTTCCCCTGCACAGTGTGTTCTCTGACAGGAGAAACTGCTGCCTGGCTCCTTCCCCTGCACAGTGTGTTCTctgacaggagaagctgctgcctGGCTCCTTCCCCTGCACAGTGTGTTCTctgacaggagaagctgctgcctGGCTCCACCCCCTTCACAGTGTGTTCTctgacaggagaagctgctgcctGGCTCCTTGCACACTGTGTGCTCGTAAAAGCTAAGCTGCTGCCTGGCTCCTCGCCCTGCATAGTGTCTTCTCTGACAGGAGAATTGCCCGATTTCAAATTCTGCCTCTGGCAGCAGGGAAGCTAGAAAATCAGCCCtcagtgtggtttgcaataaagctccattgactttaatggaactgagttgcaaaacctgcacccaaactggagacaagaggggagatttattaaaaatggtgtgaaatgaaactggctcagttgcccctagcaaccaattagattccacctttcatttcccaaagagtctgtgaggaatgaaaggtggaatctgattggttgctaggggcaactgagccagtttcacttcacatgtttgataaatctcccctaagatTTGTTTTGAATCTGGGgaaaaaaggggccatgtttttctaacacaggataacccatttaattctGTAAAGCAAGGATGGGAAACCTGTGGTTCCTCATCCAaaggcagtccaggcatgatgggaattgtagttttgcaacagctggaaggacgAAGGTTCTTCATATCTGCCTTAAAGGTCTGTtcactgtgcagtatacattCTGTGTGTACACCAAACATATGGCTCACAAATGATGCAATGGAAAGATATACAGTTACCAATTAAAAAGGAACAAAACTACTTAATGACAAAAAACACATGGCCTTGCAGAATGCATTTTCCCACAGGATACATTTTGAGGCCTATTCATCATTTgtgctttttattttatgtttttttgcgaTTGCACACAAACTCACAgactcacttcctggataaaatggtgatgtcacgacccgactcccagagctgtgcgggctgtggctgctggagaggatgatggcagagggatgctcagtgtccatccagtgccctgtgcccctcagtgtccccctgccatcatcctctccagcagccacagcccgcacagctctgggagtcgggtcgtgacatcaccattttatccaggaagtgaagccttgatgcagtagtaagtgcagggaaaaaagcactttataagcatttcccgtaataagtgcatattggggatttgtataacttttaggggcaatacaatactttaatcaaaattttcgcctgacttctcctttaaactacgTCCCCTCCGAgcaaagattttaaaaaatgccaCAGCAGGGATAAACTGATGAAAAGTAGCTAAAACTGCTTTATAAATGATGCGTAAAAGTTTACACCCTGAGCAAAAACACAAAATAGGCTGGAATAATGGTGCAAAAAGAATAATTAATATGCCCCTTTGTGTTTGCAGTGTATATTttggaggacatttatgaagaccggcgtactatGCTGCCGGCCTTACATTCGGCCTCACCCCCAATTTTcccgccggatttactaagaggcgaaaCCAGCCTGACCAGCACCTGACAACAttgggcacagaaatctacacatgCTCctgtgcaggtgtagatttctgccatgatttaagcCTGCCACACTTCCTCCCAGCGGGGGATACAACTGCGGTATGtcgggtgcagaaatctacacctgctcctgaggtgtaaatcataataaatcaagCACggaaggaggccacacctccttccaGTCTTGCCacgcccccctgcccacccaagCAGGGGACACAGCTAGCATATGCCAGGGGCgcaacattgataaatgtccccctttgtgtatacACCATATGGTTCAAAAATTATGCAAAATAATGATACATTTTCATTTATCTCCTTTTGACTaccattgtaaaaaaagaacTTATATGGCACATTACACATTTTGTGGGGTTCCATTGCATTGCACTAGAGTcgaataaacttaaaaaaaaaaaaattatatcaaaaAGACCCTTTTCTACAGGAGTGTCATTGTTCAGGTGGTTTATACTGTAAAAgcaaacaaaagagaaaaaagaacagTAGATTTATAAGAAGGTAAAACACCTAAGTAGGTTTGTTGAGTAATGTGTAAACCTCTTGTGAAGCCATAAAGGCCATAATGGGGCTTTCAGCTTTGACTACTACTCATGAGATGTTTGCACTGTGTCTTACTGCTCTATGCACTAACACTACATCTGATCCTCTGAGAAATCACAGATAATGCTGCCCTTTGTTTGTTTTCTATATAATGCCCCATTATATCGCTTATCCCGTTATATCTGAGGAGCAGTCAGCACTCAGGAGATTGTACGTTTGCTTTGGCAAAATATTCCATGCAACTGAACAACAGTACTTTCTCCATATCTGACATCTCTGTTTATTCTATCTCCGGTCATCCATGTTGTACACAGCACCGTATCTGTCAGGTGTGTCCGACACTATCTTATATAAATAACCACCATCAGAAATATAAACTGTGTATATGTTTTTTAGGCAGGTGTATCACACATAttgttttcaataaaaaataaaaaagccactttttacaaccttttttttacttgtttttacCATTTGGCGTTAGTTTGAGAAGATATCCAGGTACAATGGTTGAACCACCGAATAAACACAGAATCTAGACGCCAGGGTCCTTTAGGATAGTCCTACGTcttgtttttttaatatacagtacagtggtgccttggattacaagcatagttcgttccgggactgtgcttgtaatccgaatcactcttaaaccaaagcaaatttacccataagaaatcattgaaaagcagaaaattggttccacaccctcaaaataatgattttttattctaaataacatgtaaaacaaacattcagaaacagctgaatatgttaaatgattagttactgtacagtatagcaatcagcatgtggagtataatgtatagtaagggaatAAACCTGAaaagaacagcagcagtttgtagatataggatggagctgcagatccccataatgcagtagtgtagtacaacaggctagaatagagaagcagggctgctggcagaggtctgtgtggtcacatgacagcaatggggaaggggtgtgtgttcaccaTGGACCAatgagaattacagagctgtgcagcaggacagtgacagaaacctttctatacagcagtgtgaatagctgagtgtaagtgcaggcacattatagcagcagtgtgtatagctgagcgtgagtgcatgcacattatagcagaattggagaggatgggaaatacaagggctgacaaagactgcagggagcatgaaggaatgagcagggcatatgtgggcacagttaCAGTTATGGCAAGATTACCGGGGTTACAGTTATGGCAAGATTACCTCCaaagtcttgtcccctgatgcaagcctgaagtggatctgctatgatttggaaggtgagggagactttctgggtcagagtacagtgctgcaaACCCCCCTATGCACACTGTGCcccttcctcactcccccttctACCCAGtattgtgagctcttaaaccaaagcaatgctcttaaaaaagttataattttgaaaaactgtaagcttttCAAGCAAaaagctctcaatccaagttactctttaaccaaggCCCCATTCCACTTAGctttaggctacaaacacacttgccggatctgcagcgagtcctctcgctgcagatcccggccctattctttcaatggcagacaatatcgcagcagagatgtacatccttgctgcgattttgtctgcagcccgccccattaaccccccggccgccggagattatacattaccgggtccccgctcctgcttgcttcggggcaggagcggggacccggtaatatatagcctggccgcccccctgctgccccgatcgccccctcagcagcactgatcgtcccccgcagcccccggccgcacaatatcccccagccccggccgcacgatttcccgcagcccccggccgcacgatcccccgcagcccccggccacacgattcCCCGCAACCCCCGGCCGCgcgatcccccgcagcccccggccgcacgatcgccccccgcagcccccggccgcacgatcccccgcagcccccggccgcagggggcagccaggctatacattaccgggtccccgctcctgccccgaagcaagcaggagcggggacccggtagtgtataatctccggcggccggggggttaatggggcgggctgcagacaaaatcgcagcagggatgtacatctctgctgcgataTTGTCTGCCTttgaaagaatagggctgggatccgcagcgagtctcgctgcaaatacgcagcgagataactcgctgcggatccggcaagtgtgtttgtagcctaaagTATATTTTTCACCCCCTTTtcatataaggagttctcagcaccattcttaagcttatattgtggacatttcatatcttaccgtataaagaATTTGTTGGTGGTCTCTTTCCttaaaaaatgcatgttattgttggtggacatgGGCATGGCTTCACAGCCATGGTGCCCTATATCTCTGCCAACATTGGCGCCACAGGCCCCGTTCCTctgtgacttagggccctattccaccggacgattatcgttcagattatcgttaaattgtttgaatctaaacgataatcattcggttgaaatgcagttaacgattaatgaccgaacgagaaatcgttgatcgctttataagacctggacctatttttatcgttgctcgttcgcaaaacggccgttcttttcatataaagtacggtgtgtgaacatagcctaacaacaCAATCTGGATATCAGCTAATGTGCCCTCTCTTGGCTTTATaatgctgcagctgtgtgtagGTTTGTACTGGCATGTGATAAAAGTATTGTTTTCCTGTACCCTTCAATGGTCATTGTGAACAGCATTGACCATATACCGCAGAGTGCCTAGATACATGGCAGAGCTTAGATTTCTTTAATCTCACCGCTGGGTTCACTCCAAAACACAGACCTTATTGCCACGTGTACAAAGTTACCTCATAGGAATCTGTATGTGCCAAGGAAGCTTTGTAAATAGAGTTCCATTAACCCTCATCCCTCAGAGGCAAacgtggacaaggagaagaagTATATTACACAGGTTACATATCAAACACGATCTGCCCTGTAGGATTATATAGTATAACACACCAGTGTGAACATAAGAGTCTTCCGGAGGAATATTTAATATGTGTCTGTAATAATAAATACTATTTCCCATAAAAATAGCAATTATGCACTTTTTCTTAAAACTGAGGACCGTAATGTTCCTCTGTTATtgctcctggaaatgtatgaatacagtacagtacagtaacaGTGGTAAGTTTGGCTATTTTTGTAGCCATTCTCAGACTCTCTAACAATACAACTCTGTTTCACTGCCATCCTGCTTCTATCGATGTTACTGTGCCCTCTATTGCCCCATGTGTTACCCCATGACTGTACCTACAGCACTGCCCATTACATTAAAGGGTTGTTCGTGAAAGATGCATTATTAGCCATGctgccagggctgcagggggcatttcattaatgtatacttacctgtcctgctccgctGCAGCTGCTGGATCCCTAACAGCCTCTAGGCTTCACTGTAAGTGTTACAGCAACATACAATGATGTGCATCTCCCTCCAGAAATGGTggctcagcatagactctatgcaAACCGGCTATGCCCTATAGGACATCATTAAATGTTTTCAAATACTGACAGCGACCTAAAGTGGGTGGCCTGGGAACCGGCAGCTGTGGCAGAGCTGGACaggtatacataaatatacaaaataatggGTCCCCAGCCAGACTTCAAAATCAATTCAGACTCCCAATCAGACTAAAAGGCATCCTCTCTTATAGGCTGCCACTCCCCTCTCTTACCTAGACTGTCTATCATGGCCCCTCTCTCTCATTACCTGCTGTTTCATAAAGATTTCTGCTCtttcccccccaaaacaaatgttaTGTCCCCCTCAGCTTTCCTTACAAGCTCCCTATATATCCTCATTACCTCCTCCCCATTTATGTTATATCTAGGGCTGAAAGGACCCTTGTTGACATCACCAATGGTCCTTGAACTTCTATCTGTTAATGAGTTCTTTTTAGCTTTGCCCCAGTTTCCCACAAAATTGCATGAAGAACACTGCAATTTCAAGTAATTCACATCAAAATACAAAAAGATGCTATATGTTATGTATAGATAAAAAGATGCTATATTATATGTATAGGTTAGTCCAGTATGCCACAGCCAGAATCCTCTAGCGATAATTTATCTCTCAGAGATAGAAAAAAAGTTGAGTTGAAATCCAACTGCCCAGTTGTTATGTCATTTGTCATCCACCACCTAGGATGGGTCAGAAggtcaccatacacattagatggtcaacTGGACCTGCCTGGCCAACATTCATCCATTATCTATAGAATGATTCTGAAAATGTGATGACTGATTAGGTTATGGAGTAATGTTGGCCGTACACATTTGAAAGATGTAGGTTGAACGATTTTAGTCCATTTCGTCAGTTACAATTATTCAAACTGGTCTCACATGATCAATGACACTGAATGAAAAATGAACAGTCTCTCTGGAAACATTCTGAGGAGCATTTTGCCCTGAAAGATCATCCAAGAACATGAACATTTCAAACACAGACAATTTAATTTTAGATAAAAACAttctattgtttgtttgttttttcttagaaTTGTGATTTGTTGTAAAATTTAAATTTCGAAAATTTAAAAAAGCAATACAATGCCATTTATTGTAACTGAACTTCTTTTGCAGGTGACAATGAACTGATTTTACGAGAACCAGACGTGAATACTGTCCAAGTCAATCACAGAGCTGGGAAACATAAGGCCTTTATGGACCAGATCCCCGTTAAAGAGGTCACTCTAGAATTGACTGATAAAAACTATCTAAAGGACAAAAATGGCACTTGGCATGCACATCTAAACATCCATCGTATGGTGCAGCTAAATAGTCAACCTGTTCCTGAAACCAACTCACTAGAGCTTGACAGAAACATTAACAAAACTGTACTGTTTGAACGGCTTCTGAGTTCGGAAAGTCGGCCAATAAATGTGCCAGTACCTAATACTAAGACAATGGAAACGAAAGAGCCGAATGGTGATCACCATTCTATTAGTTTCCGCAGGAAATCTTCACTTAAAAACCCCATCCCTTCCTCGTGGAGTCAGTACCCTTTTCCGAACTCCAAGCCAAGTTCTCCTACAGAGAAACTGGTCTACTATCCTTTCCCACAGAAGAAGAACCCTCGCATATCAGAGGCGGCCAGGAAGCTGGGTTTATATGTAACACATTAACCTCAATGTTTGGAAATCCTTCAAAGAGCAATGTGACTTTCAGACTCGTATCTGCTTGCACCTTACGTCTCTAGTGTGAATAATGCAGCTTGGACTGATCAATGTCTGTTACAaggttttatggggatttgttactaagGCCCAGTATATAAAATagtagtatctaatacccccataGGGGCGAGCTAGTGTGGGAGCAGGCCTATCTACTAAGTCCTCTTAGCCAAACGTTGTAGGCACTTACACCCACTGGCTTGCCTCTGTTTAGGAAGTTTGCAGAAGCCCTAAGGGCCAGTCCTATCATAGACTTAATAGCATATACCCATATAATATTATGACTGGTGGGAATTCa contains these protein-coding regions:
- the C2H9orf152 gene encoding uncharacterized protein C9orf152 homolog; protein product: MAGCCGCWEQFSLWEQMVKAYKYMSEILSVSHTEKDPADGTRKLSKMDIHHLEEQYNGIKQKQKLQTHIIVFKPGDNELILREPDVNTVQVNHRAGKHKAFMDQIPVKEVTLELTDKNYLKDKNGTWHAHLNIHRMVQLNSQPVPETNSLELDRNINKTVLFERLLSSESRPINVPVPNTKTMETKEPNGDHHSISFRRKSSLKNPIPSSWSQYPFPNSKPSSPTEKLVYYPFPQKKNPRISEAARKLGLYVTH